A DNA window from Arachis duranensis cultivar V14167 chromosome 3, aradu.V14167.gnm2.J7QH, whole genome shotgun sequence contains the following coding sequences:
- the LOC127745479 gene encoding uncharacterized protein LOC127745479 has protein sequence MYIKEIVRLHGVPSTIISDRDPRFTSRFWGAFERAFGTQLSMSTAYHPQIDAIMRASKWLHMKLCMAGNVNLHYVGMKLEKESRQKSYADQRRKPLEFEAGEHVFLKVTRTTGVGRAIKTKKLNPRYIGPFEILKRIGPVAYRIALPPYLSNLHDVFHVSQLRKYTPDASHILEPEPIQVREDLTLPVAPVRIDDTSVKRLRGRKVSLVKVA, from the exons ATGTATATCAAAGAGATTGTCAGGTTACATGGCGTGCCTTCTACCATTATATCTGACAGGGATCCTCGTTTTACATCAAGGTTCTGGGGAGCTTTTGAGCGTGCATTTGGGACTCAGTTAAGCATGAGTACTGCGTATCACCCTCAGATAGATG ctatcatgcgagcatcgaAATGGCTCCATATGAAGCTCTGTATGGCAGGAAATGTCAATCTtcactatgttggtatgaaactGGAGAAAGAA AGCCGCCAGAAGAGTTATGCtgatcagaggcgaaagcctTTGGAATTCGAAGCAGGAGAACATGTCTTTCTGAAAGTTACACGAACCACTGGAGTGGGAAGAGCTATTAAGACTAAGAAACTAAATCCTCGTTATATTGGACCGTTTGAGATTCTGAAGAGGATTGGGCCAGTGGCTTATAGAATTGCCTTACCACCATATCTTTCGAATTTGCACGATGTGTTTCATGTGTCTCAGCTtaggaagtacactcctgacgCAAGTCATATTCTAGAACCAGAACCAATCCAAGTGAGAGAAGATCTAACACTTCCAGTAGCCCCGGTAAGAATTGATGACACCAGTGTTAAACGATTACGAGGAAGGAAAGTATCATTGGTAAAAGTAGCTTGA